From Rhodococcus sp. B7740, one genomic window encodes:
- a CDS encoding MFS transporter yields the protein MLDATVVNIALPAIGRDLGAGVTGLQWTLSGYTLALASLILLGGSLGDRLGRRRVFVWGTVWFAAASVLCGLAPSIEVLIAARLLQGVGAALLTPGSLALISASIKAEDRGAAIGLWSGLGGVASAVGPLLGGWLVDAVGWRSVFLINIPLAVVVVWVAAKHVPESRDPHAAGRLDVPGAVAVAAALGLLTYGLIESQFPAVLLGVVAVAVFVVIERRSHDPLVPPSLFASRVFLAANLVTFAVYAALGGVFFLLVLQLQFAVGYSPIAAGVATLPITALMLVLSARAGRIAGRIGPRIPMTVGPLLAALGLVLMLRIGPGSTYATDVLPAVVVFGLGLSALVAPLTGAVLGAVSTDRAGIASGVNNAVARTSQLLAVAALPALAGIAGSDYSAAEAFSDGFHTAMLMCAGLLVIGAAIAAVMIRGSAEDASDCPPHCDIGTPPVARRRSA from the coding sequence ATGCTCGACGCCACCGTGGTCAACATTGCGCTGCCGGCCATCGGCCGTGATCTCGGTGCCGGTGTCACGGGTCTGCAGTGGACGCTGAGCGGCTACACCCTGGCACTGGCGTCGCTGATTCTGTTGGGGGGCTCCCTCGGCGACCGGCTGGGTCGCAGACGGGTGTTCGTCTGGGGCACGGTCTGGTTCGCGGCCGCATCGGTACTGTGCGGGCTCGCCCCCAGTATCGAGGTGCTGATCGCGGCGCGACTGCTTCAGGGTGTCGGTGCGGCCCTGCTGACGCCGGGGTCGCTCGCACTGATATCGGCGTCGATCAAGGCCGAGGATCGAGGAGCCGCGATCGGTCTGTGGTCGGGATTGGGCGGCGTCGCGTCTGCGGTCGGTCCGTTGCTCGGGGGCTGGTTGGTCGACGCCGTCGGGTGGCGTTCGGTGTTCCTGATCAATATTCCGCTCGCCGTCGTCGTTGTGTGGGTGGCGGCGAAACACGTTCCGGAGAGCCGGGATCCGCATGCGGCCGGTCGGCTCGACGTACCGGGCGCGGTGGCGGTGGCGGCAGCATTGGGGCTGCTGACCTACGGGCTGATCGAATCACAGTTTCCGGCAGTGCTTCTCGGCGTCGTGGCCGTCGCTGTGTTCGTCGTGATCGAGCGACGCTCACACGATCCACTGGTCCCGCCGTCGCTGTTCGCATCGCGAGTGTTTCTGGCGGCCAATCTCGTGACGTTCGCCGTCTACGCGGCCCTGGGCGGAGTGTTCTTCCTTCTGGTGCTGCAGCTGCAGTTCGCCGTGGGTTACTCGCCCATAGCGGCCGGAGTGGCCACGCTACCGATCACCGCTCTCATGCTGGTGCTGTCCGCTCGCGCGGGGCGCATCGCCGGACGCATAGGTCCGCGTATTCCGATGACCGTGGGACCACTGCTGGCAGCGCTGGGGTTGGTGCTCATGCTCCGCATCGGGCCCGGCTCCACCTATGCCACGGATGTTCTGCCCGCGGTTGTCGTCTTCGGGCTCGGCCTGTCCGCTCTGGTGGCTCCGCTGACCGGAGCGGTGCTGGGCGCGGTGTCCACCGATCGCGCCGGAATCGCGTCGGGCGTCAACAACGCCGTGGCTCGCACCAGTCAGCTTCTCGCCGTGGCCGCGCTACCTGCGCTCGCGGGTATCGCCGGGTCCGATTACTCTGCGGCGGAAGCGTTCTCGGACGGCTTCCACACCGCGATGCTGATGTGCGCCGGACTGCTGGTGATCGGTGCCGCCATCGCGGCGGTGATGATCCGCGGCAGCGCCGAGGACGCGTCGGACTGCCCACCGCACTGCGATATCGGGACTCCACCGGTGGCACGTCGACGGTCCGCCTGA
- a CDS encoding universal stress protein, producing the protein MTSSDDRPWPVYVGIDGSATALEACAWVARYAADENIPVTLVHAIPNTEWFPGSTVGSDGRELFEAFRSTGQDILVEAESVVHGTASSVDVETVLTRRPIAPFMATISKWASLVVVGSSSSDGTVLGGETVRICDGAQSAVLVFRTPTAESKNGALPVEVGVDCSDRAEAVLLTAFEYARSLRAPLAVHHVLQAPSGPHADSVDWSALKVEQGRWLFEVVEQLGEKFDDVETSVRATVGSAARHLRERSVHAQLLVVGRRGRCRGTVPGSVGQNVLHHAGCPVLVVP; encoded by the coding sequence GTGACCAGTTCAGACGATCGACCGTGGCCCGTCTACGTAGGAATCGACGGATCGGCAACCGCACTGGAGGCGTGCGCGTGGGTCGCTCGGTACGCGGCCGACGAGAACATCCCCGTGACGCTCGTGCACGCCATTCCGAACACCGAGTGGTTTCCCGGGTCCACGGTCGGCTCCGACGGCCGCGAGTTGTTCGAGGCGTTTCGGTCGACCGGCCAGGACATTCTCGTCGAGGCCGAAAGCGTCGTGCACGGAACAGCGTCATCGGTGGACGTGGAGACCGTTCTGACCCGCAGGCCGATAGCGCCGTTCATGGCGACGATATCGAAGTGGGCCAGTCTCGTGGTGGTCGGATCGAGTAGTTCCGACGGCACCGTCCTCGGTGGCGAGACCGTCAGAATTTGCGACGGTGCGCAATCGGCGGTCCTGGTGTTCCGAACGCCGACGGCGGAATCGAAGAACGGTGCGTTACCGGTGGAGGTGGGGGTCGACTGCTCCGATCGGGCGGAGGCCGTGTTGCTCACAGCGTTCGAGTACGCCCGCAGTCTGCGTGCACCCCTGGCAGTGCACCATGTTCTGCAAGCACCCTCGGGTCCGCATGCAGACAGCGTCGACTGGAGTGCGCTGAAGGTGGAGCAGGGACGGTGGCTGTTCGAGGTCGTGGAGCAGCTCGGTGAGAAGTTCGACGATGTGGAGACGAGCGTCCGAGCGACCGTCGGCTCGGCCGCGCGGCACCTGCGTGAGCGTTCGGTGCACGCGCAGTTGCTGGTCGTGGGTCGCCGCGGTCGGTGCCGGGGCACGGTACCGGGTTCGGTGGGACAGAACGTGCTTCATCATGCGGGTTGCCCCGTGCTCGTCGTCCCCTGA
- a CDS encoding alcohol dehydrogenase catalytic domain-containing protein — protein MRAMVFRGHGVISWDEVPDPVVASATDAIVRVDAVTICGTDLHILKGDVPETQAGRVLGHEAVGTVVEVGSSVSRVGVGDRVLVSCISSCGSCAFCRTGRYGQCLGGGGWILGHLVDGVQAEFVRVPFADNSTHPVPIGLSDEQMLMLADIFPTGYEVGVLNGRVRPGDVVVVVGAGPIGLAAIMTAQLFSPSHIVAVDTNDSRLAAAARFGAKTVVNSSREDVAVVVDGLTGGLGAHVVMEAVGIPDTFESAVELVRPGGHVANIGVHGSPATLHLEDIWIRDLTITTGLVDTSSTPVLAALASAGQLDPGALITHRFPMAEFGTAYDVFGRAAETGALKVVVSRGDG, from the coding sequence ATGCGCGCGATGGTTTTTCGAGGACACGGTGTCATCTCGTGGGACGAAGTCCCCGACCCGGTTGTGGCAAGCGCGACCGACGCGATCGTGCGAGTCGACGCGGTCACCATCTGCGGAACGGATCTGCACATTCTGAAAGGTGACGTCCCGGAAACTCAGGCGGGACGTGTACTGGGGCATGAGGCAGTCGGAACGGTGGTCGAGGTCGGCAGCTCGGTTTCCCGCGTCGGTGTCGGTGATCGAGTGCTCGTATCCTGCATTTCCTCGTGCGGCTCGTGTGCGTTCTGTCGTACCGGCCGTTACGGACAGTGCCTCGGCGGGGGCGGCTGGATTCTCGGCCATCTCGTCGACGGCGTCCAGGCCGAGTTCGTTCGAGTTCCGTTCGCGGACAACTCCACTCATCCGGTACCGATCGGCCTCAGCGACGAACAGATGTTGATGCTCGCGGACATCTTCCCCACCGGATACGAGGTGGGAGTGCTCAACGGCCGGGTTCGGCCGGGAGACGTCGTCGTGGTCGTGGGAGCGGGCCCGATCGGTCTTGCGGCCATCATGACGGCACAACTGTTCTCTCCCAGCCACATCGTTGCCGTCGACACGAACGACAGTCGGCTTGCCGCCGCCGCGCGATTCGGAGCGAAGACGGTGGTGAACAGCAGCCGCGAGGATGTCGCTGTCGTCGTCGACGGCCTGACGGGTGGGTTGGGAGCGCATGTGGTGATGGAAGCGGTCGGGATCCCCGACACGTTCGAGTCGGCCGTCGAGCTCGTGCGACCGGGTGGGCACGTGGCCAACATCGGAGTGCACGGTTCTCCTGCGACATTGCATCTCGAGGACATCTGGATTCGTGACCTCACCATCACCACCGGGCTGGTGGACACCAGCTCGACCCCCGTACTGGCCGCGCTCGCGTCCGCCGGGCAGCTCGATCCCGGTGCCCTGATCACCCACCGGTTCCCCATGGCGGAGTTCGGCACTGCGTACGACGTGTTCGGCAGAGCAGCGGAGACCGGTGCTCTCAAGGTCGTCGTATCGAGAGGTGACGGCTAG
- a CDS encoding universal stress protein gives MSESGGRNLPIVVGIDGSAEAEAAARWAATYAEKVHATVRLVHAVPVGDWYGSAAFVDGGALERDLRALGRKHLVRAEGEIHHTAPAVSVETVGVDGTIASYVADVGAEMVVLGSRKSSAIRDLTLGSNTLRVITHAHCPVLLLRIDRDRADAGRPIVVGIDGSEQSDRALGIALEMADNMGAPVVAVNYWGFAAQAGIGMGAGYIDWQEVREHEKRWLRTHVEKMHEKYPAVKLTTVSAQSSPTRGLRAMSASAQMVVVGCRGRGALRGAVLGSVSQNLVHHADCSVLVVR, from the coding sequence ATGAGTGAATCCGGAGGCCGAAACCTTCCCATCGTCGTGGGTATCGACGGCTCGGCCGAGGCCGAGGCAGCAGCTCGGTGGGCAGCGACGTACGCAGAGAAGGTCCACGCGACCGTACGACTCGTTCACGCTGTCCCGGTGGGGGATTGGTACGGGTCGGCGGCATTCGTCGACGGCGGCGCGTTGGAAAGGGACCTCCGGGCTCTTGGACGCAAACACCTGGTCCGGGCGGAGGGCGAGATACACCACACAGCTCCCGCGGTATCGGTGGAAACCGTCGGTGTCGACGGCACCATCGCGTCGTACGTGGCCGACGTCGGCGCAGAAATGGTGGTACTGGGATCGCGGAAGTCGAGCGCGATCCGCGATCTGACGCTCGGTAGCAACACTTTGCGCGTCATCACGCACGCGCACTGCCCGGTGTTGTTGCTCCGCATCGACAGAGACCGGGCCGATGCGGGCCGCCCGATCGTGGTCGGGATCGACGGTAGCGAACAGTCCGATCGAGCGCTCGGCATCGCCCTCGAGATGGCCGACAACATGGGCGCTCCGGTGGTCGCGGTCAACTACTGGGGATTCGCAGCCCAGGCCGGCATCGGAATGGGTGCCGGGTACATCGACTGGCAGGAGGTGCGCGAGCACGAGAAGCGCTGGCTGCGAACTCATGTGGAGAAGATGCACGAGAAATACCCGGCTGTGAAGCTCACGACGGTGAGTGCCCAGTCGAGCCCGACACGAGGTTTGCGAGCGATGTCTGCGTCGGCGCAGATGGTGGTCGTCGGGTGCCGAGGCCGAGGTGCCCTCCGCGGCGCCGTTCTCGGATCGGTCAGCCAGAACCTCGTTCACCACGCCGACTGCTCGGTACTCGTCGTGCGCTGA
- a CDS encoding Rv1733c family protein — translation MFGYDVARWWHLAPWSSNPLMRGRDRAAAVLFAVAVSVVLALIPCAALVGSSVYLDLAAQSARTSATTRQVDAVVTGEPTVRSEPNSVMAVVELYATIVWEWPVGEKHSDEVRVPDGTVKGATVETRIDAQGDRVAEPATSTANVVSSVAAALGFWLGSTLVVITVLATGRHFDERARMREWDRAWLSFVTDRGRSRGGSA, via the coding sequence ATGTTCGGATACGACGTTGCTCGCTGGTGGCATCTGGCACCGTGGAGTTCGAATCCGTTGATGCGCGGACGTGACAGGGCAGCCGCCGTGCTGTTCGCCGTTGCGGTATCGGTCGTCCTGGCGCTGATTCCCTGTGCGGCTCTGGTCGGATCATCGGTCTATCTCGATCTGGCGGCCCAGTCGGCGCGCACGAGCGCCACCACTCGACAGGTCGACGCCGTGGTGACCGGTGAACCCACGGTGCGATCGGAACCGAACTCGGTCATGGCCGTGGTCGAGCTCTACGCGACGATCGTCTGGGAATGGCCGGTGGGCGAGAAGCACAGCGACGAGGTCCGGGTTCCGGACGGCACCGTGAAGGGTGCCACCGTCGAGACGCGTATCGATGCCCAGGGTGATCGAGTCGCGGAGCCGGCCACCTCGACAGCCAATGTCGTGTCGAGTGTCGCTGCCGCTCTAGGCTTCTGGCTGGGATCCACGCTCGTCGTGATCACGGTGCTCGCGACGGGAAGGCACTTCGACGAACGTGCTCGCATGCGAGAGTGGGATCGTGCATGGCTGAGCTTCGTGACCGACCGCGGGCGGAGCCGAGGTGGGTCGGCGTGA
- a CDS encoding BON domain-containing protein — protein sequence MSTTHSSDAEIKSRVELELRWEPDLDTTHIGLAVTDGSVILSGEVSDYSQIEMAERAAWKVPGVIAVAREIEVRNDIGPINDSDLARAVAAELAGTAEVPSHSVHTTVTHGCVFLTGTVLWDSQRAAAGHAAATVDGARKVVNSIEVSPSAAAEYVSSHIVAALERHARAEGERISVSVDGVGNVVLEGVVRSVEEGEEVEQAAQKARGVSTVSNRLRVAD from the coding sequence ATGAGCACAACACATTCGAGCGATGCCGAGATCAAGAGTCGCGTCGAACTCGAACTACGTTGGGAGCCGGATCTCGACACCACGCATATCGGTCTCGCCGTCACCGACGGCAGCGTCATACTGTCCGGCGAGGTTTCGGACTACTCACAGATCGAAATGGCCGAGCGTGCAGCGTGGAAGGTCCCCGGAGTGATCGCGGTGGCCCGAGAGATCGAGGTGAGAAACGACATCGGACCGATCAACGACTCGGATCTCGCCCGCGCGGTGGCCGCCGAGCTCGCCGGCACCGCAGAAGTACCGTCGCACTCCGTGCACACCACCGTCACACACGGGTGTGTCTTCCTCACCGGCACGGTCCTGTGGGACAGCCAGCGAGCAGCGGCCGGTCATGCGGCGGCGACGGTCGACGGTGCCCGCAAGGTCGTGAACTCGATCGAGGTGAGCCCCTCTGCTGCAGCAGAATACGTCTCCTCGCACATCGTGGCCGCGCTCGAGCGCCATGCACGCGCCGAAGGCGAACGAATATCGGTTTCGGTCGACGGTGTCGGAAACGTGGTGTTGGAAGGGGTGGTGCGCTCGGTCGAGGAAGGCGAAGAGGTCGAACAGGCGGCCCAGAAGGCACGGGGGGTATCGACGGTCAGCAACCGACTCCGCGTCGCCGATTGA
- a CDS encoding flavodoxin family protein produces MRTLVVCESMYGNTKHVAEAIARGVRAGDDDRVDVVPARIAAECDLSQYDLLVVGAPTHVHGLSTQRTRDAAARAASNAEKGLRVEADASHPGVREWLKTLEPSRGRMAAFDTRLDRSRLLTGRASKTISRRLRHLGYSPVAEPESFVVDDHTRLEAHEVERAEQWGRALRLSAASTSNG; encoded by the coding sequence ATGAGGACACTGGTCGTCTGTGAATCGATGTACGGCAACACGAAACACGTTGCCGAGGCCATAGCCCGCGGAGTCCGGGCGGGCGATGACGATCGAGTCGACGTCGTGCCGGCGAGGATCGCTGCGGAGTGCGATCTTTCGCAGTACGACCTGCTCGTCGTCGGGGCTCCAACCCACGTTCACGGACTCAGCACACAGAGAACACGCGATGCCGCGGCACGTGCGGCATCCAACGCCGAGAAAGGTCTGCGGGTCGAAGCGGACGCCTCGCATCCCGGCGTACGCGAATGGTTGAAGACGCTCGAGCCGTCGAGAGGTCGGATGGCCGCCTTCGACACTCGGCTCGATCGATCCCGACTGCTGACCGGTCGAGCGTCCAAGACGATCAGCAGGCGGCTACGACACCTCGGCTACAGTCCCGTGGCCGAACCGGAGAGCTTCGTCGTCGACGATCACACGCGGCTCGAAGCACACGAGGTCGAACGGGCCGAGCAGTGGGGTCGAGCACTGCGCCTCAGCGCCGCGTCGACGTCGAACGGATGA
- a CDS encoding universal stress protein → MILAQHQRIVVGVDGSPSSTSAAQWAADVAERTNSPLHVAGAVQEPALYMGEAALAIPVEVWDEQRRACERVVTEVATAVLARHPVVTVTTSVEEGAASAMMVELSRTARMVVVGNAGSGPIVTTLFGSTAQKTANSALCPVVVWRQGTESDDAPVLVGIDGSATSEAAVEQAFDLASLFGVPLIAAHTWNSLSQGTPLSMPGSPDGGESDERLVLAECLAGWSEKYPDVTVEHVVRRGNPAHILIELSRRAGLVVVGSHGRGVVARTLFGSTSSNLTRHAHCPVMICRDR, encoded by the coding sequence ATGATCCTGGCGCAACATCAGAGAATCGTTGTCGGCGTGGATGGTTCACCCAGTAGCACGTCGGCGGCTCAGTGGGCGGCCGACGTTGCCGAGCGAACGAACTCGCCTCTGCATGTGGCAGGGGCGGTGCAGGAACCGGCGTTGTACATGGGTGAGGCGGCCCTGGCAATTCCCGTCGAGGTGTGGGACGAGCAGCGTCGAGCGTGTGAGCGTGTCGTCACCGAAGTCGCCACCGCGGTACTCGCCCGGCATCCGGTCGTGACAGTGACCACCTCCGTGGAAGAGGGGGCCGCATCGGCGATGATGGTCGAGCTCTCGCGCACCGCGCGCATGGTCGTGGTCGGCAACGCCGGTTCGGGTCCCATCGTGACGACGCTGTTCGGGAGCACTGCGCAGAAGACCGCGAACTCTGCATTGTGTCCGGTGGTCGTGTGGAGGCAGGGGACAGAGTCCGACGACGCGCCCGTCCTGGTGGGTATCGACGGCAGCGCGACGAGTGAGGCCGCGGTGGAGCAGGCGTTCGATCTTGCCTCGTTGTTCGGGGTCCCGCTGATCGCCGCGCACACGTGGAATTCGTTGTCCCAGGGCACGCCACTGTCCATGCCTGGATCGCCCGACGGCGGCGAGAGCGACGAGCGACTGGTACTGGCCGAATGTCTCGCGGGATGGAGCGAGAAGTATCCCGATGTCACCGTCGAACACGTTGTGCGGCGCGGCAATCCCGCGCACATTCTGATCGAACTGTCCAGGCGGGCCGGGCTCGTGGTGGTGGGCAGTCACGGACGGGGGGTGGTCGCCAGAACGTTGTTCGGATCGACCAGCAGCAACCTCACCAGGCATGCCCACTGCCCGGTGATGATCTGCCGAGATCGATGA
- a CDS encoding universal stress protein — MTYAHTAPTVDSTPKVNEHASTIAVGIDGSDGSIGALAWAAGIARTTGSKLHIVHALGVHGLGVHGLGVSRSEGRRLLRAAAHTVDRIAPDVGVDTVLTDQTIAQYLHHRSSAVIDLAVIGVRSSTPTKDALFGHNATRIVAGIRCPIVVWRPYPFTIRCSSPIVVGVDESESSIHALALAFWFAETWGSPVHALHLSSHSSLDWLRARTGEVAARHPHVDLHLHCLGTSTAEQLRRESVDARLVVVGSHGCGLAVGAVRGSTVQRLVRSARGPLLVVP; from the coding sequence ATGACGTACGCACACACTGCACCGACGGTCGATTCGACACCGAAGGTCAACGAGCACGCGTCCACGATCGCCGTGGGAATCGATGGTTCCGACGGATCGATCGGGGCGTTGGCCTGGGCCGCGGGAATTGCGCGCACCACCGGGTCGAAGCTGCACATCGTGCATGCCCTCGGAGTGCACGGTCTCGGCGTGCACGGTCTCGGAGTCTCTCGCTCCGAGGGACGCAGGTTGCTCAGGGCGGCGGCTCACACAGTGGACCGGATTGCGCCCGACGTCGGCGTCGACACCGTTCTGACCGATCAGACCATTGCACAGTATCTGCACCATCGGTCGTCGGCGGTGATCGATCTCGCGGTGATCGGGGTGAGAAGTTCCACTCCGACGAAGGATGCATTGTTCGGGCACAACGCAACTCGCATCGTTGCGGGGATTCGCTGCCCGATCGTCGTGTGGCGACCGTACCCCTTCACGATCCGTTGCTCCTCACCGATCGTGGTCGGCGTGGACGAGTCCGAGTCATCCATTCATGCTCTCGCGCTTGCCTTCTGGTTCGCCGAGACGTGGGGCTCGCCGGTGCACGCACTCCACTTGTCCTCGCACAGCTCGCTCGACTGGCTGCGCGCGCGGACCGGTGAGGTTGCCGCCCGCCATCCGCACGTCGATCTGCACCTGCATTGCCTCGGCACATCGACCGCCGAGCAACTCCGTAGAGAGTCCGTCGACGCGCGACTGGTGGTGGTCGGCAGCCACGGCTGCGGCCTGGCCGTGGGAGCAGTGCGTGGCTCGACCGTTCAGCGCTTGGTCCGCTCCGCACGCGGACCACTCCTGGTTGTTCCGTAG
- a CDS encoding Acg family FMN-binding oxidoreductase, with protein sequence MNEQPDSAVVEMLVELACRAPSVHNSQPWRWVYSDRGLDLFTDPSRLLDVIDPTERQMVISCGAALDHLRRAAAAFRWSTDIDLLPSAGRSDHLAHVHFVHDAHPRSHEFDLLTAINRRHSDRRTFGPVGDDRILTRYVLQACARYDTAITVLSSQARTTLAKASELSAAVRKYDATYQAEIRWWAGHSMKSGGIPPEALISRAQASRVPINRRFPEPREADRTVEREYVTDESTVVLLSTASDGRIDWLQCGQALSSILLAATADGLATCPLTHMTEQSGSRRVVESLAPRGGVPQVLIRIGVPMTGSPRRTPRRAVSSVLSIAADNSTRARRDRAH encoded by the coding sequence ATGAACGAACAGCCGGATTCGGCCGTGGTGGAGATGTTGGTCGAACTGGCCTGTCGGGCACCGTCGGTGCACAACAGTCAGCCGTGGAGGTGGGTGTATTCCGATCGCGGGCTCGATCTGTTCACCGATCCGAGCCGGCTGCTGGACGTCATCGACCCCACCGAGCGTCAGATGGTGATCAGCTGTGGCGCCGCGCTCGACCACCTTCGTCGGGCCGCCGCTGCCTTTCGCTGGTCTACCGATATCGACCTGTTGCCCTCGGCGGGCAGGTCGGATCACCTCGCGCATGTGCATTTCGTCCACGATGCGCATCCTCGGTCCCACGAATTCGACCTGTTGACTGCGATCAATCGCCGCCACTCGGATCGCCGGACGTTCGGCCCGGTAGGCGACGATCGAATCCTGACTCGGTACGTGCTTCAGGCGTGTGCGCGCTACGACACGGCAATCACCGTCCTGTCGAGTCAGGCCAGGACGACGCTGGCGAAGGCATCCGAACTCAGTGCGGCAGTGCGAAAGTACGATGCGACGTATCAGGCGGAGATCAGGTGGTGGGCGGGCCACTCGATGAAGTCCGGCGGCATACCGCCCGAAGCGCTGATCAGCCGCGCGCAAGCGTCGAGAGTGCCGATCAACCGGCGGTTTCCCGAACCGCGAGAAGCCGACAGAACAGTCGAACGCGAGTACGTCACCGACGAGTCCACTGTGGTTCTGCTCAGTACTGCATCGGACGGACGCATCGACTGGTTGCAGTGCGGACAAGCTCTGTCGTCGATCCTCCTCGCGGCGACAGCAGACGGATTGGCGACGTGCCCGTTGACGCACATGACCGAACAGTCCGGCAGCCGTCGTGTGGTCGAATCCCTCGCGCCGCGGGGCGGAGTACCGCAAGTTCTCATTCGGATCGGCGTTCCCATGACCGGCTCTCCCCGCCGGACCCCGCGACGAGCAGTGTCGTCGGTGCTGTCGATCGCCGCCGACAATTCCACACGAGCGCGTCGAGATCGAGCGCACTGA
- a CDS encoding response regulator produces the protein MITVFLVDDHEIVRRGLIDLIESDPDLSVIGEAGTVSNALARIPALRPDVAVLDVQLPDGNGVELCRDLMTALPDLKCLMLTSFTEDQAMLDAILAGAKGYIVKDIKGMELTAAIKSVGQGRSLLDNRAAAVLMEKLRSADRPAVGPAATLTDQERVLLGLLGEGLTNRQIAERMFLAEKTVKNYVSRLLAKLGMERRTQAAVFATTLER, from the coding sequence GTGATCACAGTCTTTCTGGTGGACGACCACGAGATCGTCCGACGTGGACTGATCGACCTGATCGAGTCCGACCCCGACCTGTCCGTGATCGGGGAAGCCGGGACGGTCAGCAACGCACTGGCGCGCATACCCGCCCTGCGCCCGGACGTCGCAGTTCTGGACGTACAACTCCCCGACGGAAACGGGGTGGAACTGTGCCGCGACCTGATGACCGCCTTGCCCGACCTGAAGTGCTTGATGTTGACCTCGTTCACCGAGGACCAAGCGATGCTCGACGCGATCCTCGCCGGTGCCAAGGGATACATCGTCAAGGACATCAAGGGAATGGAGCTGACCGCCGCGATCAAAAGTGTCGGACAGGGCCGTTCGCTGCTGGACAATCGTGCCGCCGCAGTGCTGATGGAGAAACTGCGATCGGCCGATCGGCCCGCCGTCGGACCGGCTGCCACGTTGACCGACCAGGAGCGAGTTCTGCTCGGACTGCTGGGGGAGGGACTGACGAACCGGCAGATCGCCGAACGGATGTTCCTCGCCGAGAAGACCGTGAAGAACTACGTCTCGCGTCTGCTGGCGAAGCTGGGTATGGAGCGACGGACGCAGGCCGCCGTCTTCGCGACCACGCTCGAACGCTGA